A stretch of Carnobacterium iners DNA encodes these proteins:
- a CDS encoding Crp/Fnr family transcriptional regulator encodes MPTKEMKTNQLYELRFKSVFANLTDSEFNGLKKHLCLRSYKKGQVLFDEGDKREKLFYLKKGLVRIERYDKSASFLYIDYNNPDTLFPYGGMFSDETYHYSAYAATDIELYYLPTDIFEQQAIYNANQLLYLYKKVSVILRQQEKRIQYLAVSSATSRIINTLLYLMENLGKHVSPKAIEIPYPITINEIADISGCSRETVGGVIKQLKEDHQLEYERKQFTFLHPSYFKSYSE; translated from the coding sequence ATGCCAACCAAAGAGATGAAAACAAACCAGTTGTATGAATTGCGATTTAAGTCAGTTTTTGCGAACTTAACGGATTCAGAATTCAATGGTCTAAAAAAACACTTGTGTCTCAGAAGTTATAAAAAAGGGCAGGTTTTATTTGATGAAGGCGATAAACGTGAAAAATTATTTTATTTAAAAAAAGGCCTTGTTAGAATAGAACGTTACGACAAGAGTGCTTCATTTTTATACATTGATTACAACAACCCCGATACATTATTTCCATACGGAGGGATGTTCTCCGACGAAACGTATCATTATTCTGCTTATGCAGCTACCGATATTGAATTATATTATTTGCCAACAGATATCTTTGAGCAACAAGCGATATATAACGCTAATCAACTGTTGTATCTTTACAAAAAGGTATCCGTCATTTTGAGACAACAAGAAAAAAGAATTCAGTATTTAGCTGTTTCAAGTGCTACAAGTCGTATCATCAACACGTTATTGTATTTAATGGAAAATTTAGGTAAACATGTTTCACCTAAAGCAATCGAAATCCCGTATCCTATTACAATCAATGAAATAGCAGATATCAGTGGTTGTTCAAGAGAGACAGTAGGCGGTGTGATAAAACAACTCAAAGAAGACCACCAATTAGAGTATGAGCGCAAACAATTTACATTTCTACATCCTTCTTATTTTAAATCCTATTCAGAATAA